A DNA window from Iodobacter ciconiae contains the following coding sequences:
- a CDS encoding dienelactone hydrolase family protein: MRIIYWFYLLCVIALPARAERVLIPGAEIVLSAKYFAPPFPEAGPAAAVLLLHGCNGLHSDGINPRPDRMASLLQEKGYAVLMLDSFGARDLQEICSVPLSKRTLSPRMRAEDARHALEWLKTRKEIDGDRLGVIGWSHGATSVLALLGQKQPSVRVGVGFFPSCSSYLLKDKYQVTAPLLLLVGEDDDWTPAEPCRALVARADQPTFRLITYPDTLHDFDNAALKSGEITRLTMGTSSVSVAFNPEASSDAYRRTFKWLSPWLDLNRIPIAPPSSRHGGLGMVKNTGS, translated from the coding sequence ATGCGAATTATTTACTGGTTTTACCTGCTCTGTGTGATTGCTCTGCCTGCCAGGGCTGAGCGTGTCCTGATTCCCGGAGCAGAGATCGTTTTATCTGCAAAATACTTTGCCCCTCCTTTTCCTGAAGCAGGGCCTGCTGCAGCCGTGCTGCTGTTACACGGGTGCAATGGTTTACACAGTGATGGAATTAATCCCCGCCCTGATCGCATGGCAAGTCTCTTGCAGGAAAAAGGTTATGCAGTGCTGATGCTGGATAGTTTTGGCGCGCGTGATCTACAGGAAATATGCAGTGTGCCTCTAAGTAAACGCACGCTAAGCCCTAGAATGCGTGCAGAAGATGCCCGACATGCACTGGAGTGGTTGAAAACACGTAAAGAAATTGATGGTGACCGGCTGGGGGTGATAGGCTGGTCACATGGTGCAACTTCGGTGCTGGCTTTGCTGGGGCAAAAACAGCCCTCGGTAAGGGTTGGCGTCGGTTTTTTCCCTTCTTGCAGCTCTTACCTACTTAAAGATAAATATCAGGTTACCGCGCCTCTTCTGTTGCTTGTTGGTGAGGATGATGACTGGACGCCGGCTGAACCGTGCCGTGCTCTGGTTGCACGGGCGGATCAACCAACTTTTCGATTGATTACCTATCCTGATACTTTGCATGATTTTGATAATGCGGCTTTAAAATCGGGTGAAATCACGCGTCTAACGATGGGTACATCAAGTGTTTCTGTTGCATTTAATCCTGAAGCAAGCTCTGATGCATATCGGCGCACTTTCAAGTGGTTGTCGCCTTGGCTGGATTTAAATCGCATTCCTATTGCTCCGCCATCTTCTCGTCATGGTGGTCTGGGTATGGTTAAAAATACAGGCTCTTAA
- the ubiD gene encoding 4-hydroxy-3-polyprenylbenzoate decarboxylase, with the protein MQYRDLRDFIEQLETRGELKRVSVPVSPYLEMTEICDRTLRSEGPAILFENVPGHSMPVLANLFGTPTRVANGMGAAEISALREIGKTLAYLKEPEPPKGLRDAWDKLPLLKQILNMAPKEVKSGPCQEVIWEGDAVDLARIPIQHCWPEDAAPLITWGLVVTRGPNKKRQNLGIYRQQVISRNQVIMRWLAHRGGALDFREHALQKPGQPFPIAVVLGCDPATILGAVTPVPDTLSEYQFAGLLRGSKTELVKCLGSDLQVPARAEIVLEGHIQPAEAGFTGVSEAGISLKEVGGYLYALEGPYGDHTGYYNEKDWFPVFTLERVTTRKDPIYHSTYTGKPPDEPAVLGVALNEVFVPILQKQFSEISDFYLPPEGCSYRMAIVSIKKSYPGHAKRVMFGVWSFLRQFMYTKFIVVVDDDINIRDWKEVIWAITTRMDPVRDTTLVESTPIDYLDFASPISGLGGKMGLDATNKWPGETNREWGRTIKMDDAVTARVDAIWSDLGL; encoded by the coding sequence ATGCAATATCGTGATTTACGTGATTTTATTGAGCAGCTGGAAACGCGGGGTGAGTTAAAGCGGGTGAGTGTACCTGTCTCGCCCTATCTTGAAATGACCGAAATTTGTGATCGTACTTTGCGTAGCGAAGGGCCTGCAATTTTGTTTGAAAATGTACCGGGCCATAGCATGCCGGTGCTGGCTAATTTGTTTGGCACGCCAACAAGGGTTGCTAATGGCATGGGTGCAGCAGAAATCAGCGCATTGCGTGAGATTGGCAAGACGCTGGCCTATTTAAAAGAGCCGGAGCCGCCCAAAGGCTTGCGGGATGCCTGGGATAAATTGCCGCTGCTCAAGCAAATCCTGAATATGGCGCCCAAAGAAGTTAAAAGTGGTCCTTGCCAGGAAGTGATTTGGGAGGGAGATGCGGTTGATTTGGCTCGTATTCCGATTCAGCACTGCTGGCCGGAGGACGCTGCACCGCTGATTACCTGGGGTTTGGTAGTGACGCGCGGACCTAATAAAAAACGTCAAAATTTAGGTATTTACCGCCAGCAGGTAATTAGCCGCAATCAGGTGATTATGCGCTGGCTGGCGCATCGTGGCGGCGCTTTGGATTTTAGAGAGCACGCGCTGCAAAAGCCCGGACAGCCTTTCCCGATTGCTGTCGTTCTTGGGTGTGACCCTGCCACCATTCTGGGGGCGGTGACGCCTGTTCCAGATACTTTATCCGAATATCAGTTTGCAGGCTTATTGCGTGGTTCTAAAACCGAGCTGGTGAAATGCCTGGGCTCTGATTTACAAGTACCTGCCCGCGCCGAGATTGTCCTTGAAGGGCATATTCAGCCAGCTGAGGCGGGCTTTACCGGTGTAAGTGAAGCGGGGATTTCGCTTAAAGAAGTGGGCGGCTATCTTTATGCCCTGGAAGGCCCATATGGTGACCACACTGGCTATTACAACGAAAAAGACTGGTTCCCGGTATTTACGCTGGAGCGTGTTACCACGCGTAAAGATCCGATCTACCACAGCACCTATACCGGCAAGCCACCAGATGAGCCCGCCGTGCTTGGTGTGGCGTTAAATGAAGTTTTTGTACCTATTTTACAAAAGCAATTTAGCGAAATTAGCGATTTTTATTTGCCGCCAGAGGGCTGCAGCTACCGGATGGCAATTGTTTCTATCAAAAAATCCTATCCGGGCCATGCCAAGCGGGTGATGTTTGGTGTATGGTCGTTTTTGCGTCAGTTTATGTACACCAAATTTATTGTGGTGGTTGATGACGACATTAATATTCGTGATTGGAAAGAAGTTATCTGGGCGATTACTACCCGTATGGACCCGGTAAGAGATACCACCTTGGTAGAGAGCACACCGATTGATTATCTGGATTTTGCTTCACCGATCAGTGGGCTGGGTGGCAAGATGGGGCTGGATGCTACCAATAAATGGCCGGGCGAAACCAACCGTGAATGGGGCAGAACCATTAAGATGGATGATGCAGTAACAGCGCGTGTAGATGCTATTTGGTCTGATTTGGGGCTATAA
- a CDS encoding D-hexose-6-phosphate mutarotase, translating into MQASLATLLATIPEISLCSSVDLYGGTGPGLPLLQIQGESGSATLALQGAHLLSFVPKGGRELLWLSPKAVFAAGKAIRGGIPLCMPWFGRRPEEGLPAHGFARSSNWDVSEVEMLSNGDIKVVLELHDSAATQALWPHGFVFRLALTVGRELSLDLSVENLSGAAAPFSHAFHTYFAVPDVKEVAISGLDGCTYINSSLEGKPRQLQVGDLQVQALTDRVYLNVPAEQIIKHGAGQIKVSSDTHCAIVWNPWEGAAKMADMGQDNYSGFVCLERGDAFDHAVSVVAGGVYRACMSLSE; encoded by the coding sequence ATGCAAGCAAGCCTTGCCACTTTGCTGGCAACCATCCCTGAGATTAGCCTGTGCTCATCTGTTGATCTTTATGGCGGAACAGGACCTGGTTTGCCTTTATTGCAAATTCAGGGGGAATCAGGGAGTGCCACACTGGCTTTGCAAGGCGCGCATTTGCTGTCTTTTGTGCCAAAGGGCGGGCGTGAGTTATTGTGGCTGTCACCCAAGGCTGTTTTTGCTGCGGGTAAGGCGATTCGTGGAGGGATTCCCCTTTGTATGCCTTGGTTTGGCCGCCGCCCAGAGGAAGGTCTACCAGCTCATGGCTTTGCCCGCAGCTCCAACTGGGATGTGAGCGAGGTAGAGATGCTGAGTAATGGTGATATCAAGGTTGTACTTGAGTTGCATGACTCAGCCGCAACACAGGCATTATGGCCTCATGGTTTTGTTTTTCGCTTAGCGCTGACGGTAGGCCGTGAGTTGAGCCTGGATCTGAGCGTTGAAAATTTAAGTGGTGCAGCCGCGCCATTTTCTCATGCTTTCCACACTTATTTTGCGGTGCCTGATGTCAAAGAGGTCGCAATTAGTGGTCTGGATGGCTGCACTTATATAAATAGCTCGCTGGAAGGAAAGCCCCGTCAATTGCAAGTAGGTGATCTGCAGGTGCAGGCACTTACTGATCGTGTTTATTTGAATGTGCCTGCCGAGCAAATTATCAAGCATGGTGCGGGACAAATTAAAGTGAGCAGCGATACGCATTGTGCAATTGTCTGGAATCCGTGGGAGGGTGCTGCAAAGATGGCCGACATGGGGCAGGATAACTATTCGGGTTTTGTGTGCCTGGAGCGTGGTGATGCATTTGATCATGCGGTATCGGTTGTTGCAGGTGGCGTTTACCGTGCCTGCATGAGTTTGTCCGAGTAA
- a CDS encoding MaoC family dehydratase, with protein MSYFIEDLQPGQIAEYRKTLTEADIVLFAGVSGDNNPMHIDEEFASTTKFGGRIAHGMLSASLISTVVGTKLPGAGAIYMSQNLKFLKPVRIGHTVTARVTVSEVLSDKQRVRLLTECWVKDEKVIDGDALVWVPRRPT; from the coding sequence ATGAGCTATTTCATTGAAGACTTACAGCCGGGTCAAATTGCTGAATATCGTAAAACGTTGACCGAAGCGGATATCGTTTTATTTGCCGGTGTCTCAGGTGACAATAATCCTATGCATATCGATGAGGAATTCGCCTCAACGACAAAATTTGGCGGGCGGATTGCACATGGCATGTTGAGTGCCAGTCTGATCTCTACTGTTGTCGGTACAAAATTACCGGGAGCAGGGGCCATTTATATGAGCCAGAATCTAAAGTTTTTAAAACCCGTTAGAATTGGTCATACCGTTACGGCCCGGGTGACGGTGAGCGAGGTGCTATCGGATAAGCAGCGTGTTCGCTTACTGACCGAATGTTGGGTAAAAGACGAAAAAGTAATTGATGGAGATGCCTTGGTCTGGGTGCCACGGCGTCCAACTTGA